One window of the Eriocheir sinensis breed Jianghai 21 unplaced genomic scaffold, ASM2467909v1 Scaffold535, whole genome shotgun sequence genome contains the following:
- the LOC126992981 gene encoding uncharacterized protein LOC126992981, which yields MEAMEKIGRRRRGGEEGKEEESLEEGNRTPLLSPGGGAVRRRRRALGPRYKPTDWDESLPYGGKVFLARRKLPDTWPCVALQVLVVAAGLGLVYYAWFHSDHMHFHLTKAYAHLGHREAQATVGHKLLHGKGVEQNHTAAMEWFGLAAKQGHPQASYNLAVGHLQGHTTQLRPGEAHQLIRHAAIHGVPEAAEVMDRVCSRGYCDE from the exons ATGGAGGCGATGGAGaagattggaagaagaagaagaggaggagaggaaggcaaggaggaggagtcttTGGAGGAGGGGAACAGGACGCCGCTTCTGTCTCCTG GCGGCGGTgcggtgcggcggcggcggcgagcctTGGGGCCGCGCTACAAGCCAACGGACTGGGACGAGTCGCTCCCCTACGGCGGCAAGGTGTTTCTGGCGCGGCGGAAGTTACCTGACACCTGGCCCTGCGTGGCGCTACAG gtgctggtggtggcggcggggctgGGCCTGGTGTACTACGCGTGGTTCCACTCCGACCACATGCACTTCCACTTGACGAAGGCCTACGCGCACCTCGGCCACAGGGAAGCTCAGGCCACCGTGGGACACAAGCTGCTGCacg GCAAGGGAGTTGAGCAGAACCACACGGCGGCAATGGAGTGGTTCGGGCTGGCCGCTAAACAAGGTCATCCTCAAGCCTCCTACAACCTGGCCGTGGGTCATCTCCAGGGGCACACGACGCAGCTCAGGCCggg cGAGGCCCATCAATTGATCCGCCATGCAGCCATCCACGGCGTACCAGAGGCGGCCGAAGTGATGGACCGGGTCTGTTCACGCGGCTACTGTGACGAGTAA